TACGTTTCAgagtttttcttcatcttctcTTCCATCATCAACACCAAGCCAACCCCCGCCAATCATGTCACTCCCAACTTCTTCTCCATCGAAGAAGATCACCCTCAGATCCTCCGATGATGAGATATTTGAAGTAGATGAAGAAGTCTTATTGGAGTGCCAAACCATCAAGCACATGATAGATGATGGCTGTGCCAACTCAATCATCCCATTGCCGAATGTGACCGGAAGAATAATGGTGAAGGTCATAGAGTACTGCAAGAGGCATCTGGAGGTGGCTGAAGATAAGGATGAGATTTTCCCCATAGATGGGCATCAAGCACTCAAGGACTGGGATATTAAGTTTGTGAAAGAAGTTAAGCAAGACCAAGCCGTTCTCTTTGGCTTGATAATGGCTGCAAACTATCTGGACATGAAGAACCTAATGGATTTATTGTGCAAAAGCGTGGCTGATATGATGAGGGGAAAAAGTCCGGAGGAGATTCGAGAGATTTTTCACATCAAGAATGACTTCACaccagaggaagaagaagaagttcgtAAAGAGAATCAGTGGGCTTTTGAGTAGTGTAGTGACTTACCCATCGTAGATTTTATTTAGATAACTTATATTTTAGGgtttattattagtattatatGCAATGGCTTCCTTTTTGGTAACAGTATATGCAGGATTAGTTCATATAAACTGATCCAACTTTGGGATACTTTAAAAGCTGAGGAAAATTGGCCCTGCGGATGTCTGTTCATGGCAAGGATCTAACAACAGATAGGAAGTTTTATTCATTAGGAATTCTTTTGTGTTTTGCATACGGATAGCTTCTGCATAATCAGCAGTAAGCCTAATCCTTCACGCCTCTTAATTAGGCCGCCTTCTTCCCACAACACAGCAATAGTACAATTTGTTATCCATTAATAGCGTGTTTATATTTAGACTTGCTTCTCATCCAAATTTAGATCATAAATCGGCATTTTCAGTTTGTTGCCTTTTCTGATTTGATCCCAATCCAATCCAAGAGAGCCAATTCCCTACGTTTTCCTTCCTATTCGAGCGATGCAAGG
This sequence is a window from Manihot esculenta cultivar AM560-2 chromosome 4, M.esculenta_v8, whole genome shotgun sequence. Protein-coding genes within it:
- the LOC110614129 gene encoding SKP1-like protein 1A, with the translated sequence MSLPTSSPSKKITLRSSDDEIFEVDEEVLLECQTIKHMIDDGCANSIIPLPNVTGRIMVKVIEYCKRHLEVAEDKDEIFPIDGHQALKDWDIKFVKEVKQDQAVLFGLIMAANYLDMKNLMDLLCKSVADMMRGKSPEEIREIFHIKNDFTPEEEEEVRKENQWAFE